From Eleftheria terrae, the proteins below share one genomic window:
- a CDS encoding glutathione S-transferase family protein, which produces MQDLILHHYASSPFSEKIRLILAHKRLAWQSVVVPAVMPKPDVMALTGGYRRTPFLQVGADIYCDTTLIVDVLEARQPTPSLFPTDASGRPTEGAARLQADWADRQLFWTAIAYAFQPAGIAALFDGAPPAVVQAFTEDRGKMRSNAPRLPVAVAAAQLRSALGWLEQQLQAQDFLLGAAPTLADFSTYHPLWFVLRLKPIAGVFDDTPRVRRWLDRMAALGLDAEAPLHRSAAEAIEIAATSEPLPVQQPQVVGLRGMALGQRVTVTPTDYALDPVEGELLQADAQRFSVRRTDPRAGTVHVHFPRIGFEAKAVAA; this is translated from the coding sequence ATGCAAGACCTCATCCTTCATCACTACGCCAGCTCGCCGTTCTCGGAGAAGATCCGCCTCATCCTCGCGCACAAGCGGCTGGCCTGGCAGTCGGTGGTGGTGCCGGCCGTCATGCCGAAGCCGGATGTCATGGCCCTGACCGGTGGCTACCGGCGCACGCCCTTCCTTCAGGTCGGCGCCGACATCTATTGCGACACCACGCTGATCGTGGATGTGCTCGAAGCGCGCCAGCCCACCCCCAGCCTGTTCCCCACCGATGCCTCCGGCCGCCCCACCGAGGGCGCGGCCCGGCTGCAAGCCGACTGGGCCGACCGGCAGCTGTTCTGGACCGCCATCGCCTACGCCTTCCAGCCGGCGGGCATCGCCGCCCTGTTCGACGGCGCGCCGCCCGCGGTGGTGCAGGCCTTCACCGAAGACCGCGGCAAGATGCGCAGCAACGCCCCCCGGCTGCCGGTGGCGGTCGCCGCTGCGCAGCTGCGCAGCGCGCTGGGCTGGCTGGAGCAGCAACTGCAGGCGCAGGACTTTCTGCTCGGCGCGGCGCCCACCCTGGCCGATTTCTCGACCTACCACCCGCTGTGGTTTGTGCTGCGGCTCAAGCCGATCGCGGGCGTCTTCGACGACACGCCCCGCGTGCGGCGCTGGCTCGACCGCATGGCCGCGCTGGGCCTGGACGCCGAGGCGCCGCTGCACCGCAGCGCGGCCGAAGCGATCGAGATCGCTGCCACCAGCGAGCCGCTGCCGGTGCAGCAGCCCCAGGTGGTGGGACTGCGTGGCATGGCGCTGGGCCAGCGGGTGACCGTGACGCCGACCGACTACGCCCTCGACCCGGTGGAAGGCGAGTTGCTGCAGGCCGATGCCCAGCGGTTCAGCGTGCGGCGCACGGATCCCCGCGCCGGCACCGTTCACGTTCATTTCCCCCGCATCGGCTTCGAGGCGAAAGCCGTCGCCGCATGA
- a CDS encoding SDR family oxidoreductase, with protein MKTFQGKTAVLTGAASGFGLELARLAAAQGMNVVMADVQQDALDRAAEEVRGLGARVLPFRLDVSNAAQVEALGAATVEHFGVPHLVFNNAGVAFGGLIWEHSLKDWEWVVGVNLMGVAHGVRVFTPLMLEAARSNPEYQGHIVNTASMAGLLNAPNMGVYNVTKHAVVSLSETLYQDLHLVTEQVDCSVLCPYFVPTGIHESHRNRPKDSLSQAKPTPSQLVAQATSAKAVTSGKVTAQEVAQKVLDAVRDRQFYIYSHPQALGMVQKRLEDVVQGRNPSDPFEGRPDIGQQLRQALREAMR; from the coding sequence ATGAAGACCTTCCAAGGCAAGACGGCCGTGCTGACGGGCGCCGCTTCCGGCTTCGGCCTGGAGCTGGCCCGGCTGGCAGCGGCCCAGGGCATGAACGTCGTGATGGCCGACGTGCAGCAGGACGCGCTCGACCGCGCGGCCGAGGAGGTTCGCGGCCTCGGCGCCAGGGTGCTGCCGTTCCGGCTGGACGTGTCCAATGCGGCCCAGGTCGAGGCGCTGGGGGCCGCCACGGTCGAGCATTTCGGCGTGCCGCACCTGGTCTTCAACAATGCCGGCGTGGCCTTTGGCGGCCTGATCTGGGAACACTCGCTGAAGGACTGGGAATGGGTGGTGGGCGTCAACCTGATGGGTGTGGCCCACGGGGTGCGCGTGTTCACGCCGCTGATGCTGGAGGCCGCCCGCAGCAACCCGGAGTACCAGGGGCACATCGTCAACACCGCCTCGATGGCCGGGTTGCTGAATGCGCCGAACATGGGCGTCTACAACGTCACCAAGCATGCGGTGGTGAGCCTGTCCGAAACGCTTTACCAGGACCTGCACCTGGTCACCGAGCAGGTGGACTGCTCGGTGCTATGCCCCTACTTCGTGCCGACCGGCATCCACGAGTCGCACCGCAACCGGCCCAAGGACAGCTTGAGCCAGGCCAAGCCCACGCCCAGCCAGCTGGTGGCCCAGGCGACCAGCGCCAAGGCCGTCACCTCGGGCAAGGTGACCGCCCAGGAAGTGGCGCAGAAGGTGCTGGATGCCGTGCGTGACCGGCAGTTCTACATCTACAGCCATCCGCAGGCGCTGGGCATGGTGCAGAAGCGCCTGGAAGACGTGGTGCAGGGACGCAACCCGAGCGACCCCTTCGAAGGCCGACCGGACATCGGCCAGCAGCTGCGCCAGGCACTGCGCGAGGCCATGCGCTGA
- a CDS encoding SGNH/GDSL hydrolase family protein: MQASKRSFLVRSSALALLLGSPRWPLAQDGQPRLVVFGDSNVDNGNLFRLSQGRANPPPAWQGRSCNGPVVAEYAAALLGLPLVDYAVGGATTGVESAYRLASPQPGYPSGTGLLGQIDAFERAGDVLGPQDRVLVWAASNDIRGANRQDRPALERRIQRACSNIEAALRQLHRLGARQIVVANRTPRPVLDGDDNLNGVELNAAIAPAVQRAGQELGIGLCLYDAYAAIQAMMTEPQRHGFTEGRALCVDLDICAWDNYGGGQPVASGYVLWDGAHKTTRTHCLMGQQLAQVFRAL; the protein is encoded by the coding sequence ATGCAAGCTTCCAAGCGATCGTTTCTGGTTCGAAGCAGCGCCCTTGCCTTGCTGCTCGGCAGCCCGCGCTGGCCGCTGGCGCAGGACGGCCAGCCGCGGCTGGTCGTGTTCGGTGACAGCAATGTGGACAACGGCAACCTGTTTCGGCTGTCGCAAGGGCGGGCCAACCCGCCGCCTGCCTGGCAAGGACGGTCCTGCAACGGCCCGGTGGTGGCCGAGTACGCCGCCGCCCTGCTCGGCCTGCCCTTGGTGGACTATGCGGTAGGCGGTGCCACCACCGGCGTGGAAAGCGCCTACCGCCTTGCCAGCCCGCAGCCCGGTTACCCCAGCGGCACCGGGCTGCTGGGCCAGATCGATGCCTTCGAGCGGGCCGGGGATGTGCTGGGGCCGCAGGACCGGGTGCTGGTCTGGGCCGCGTCCAACGACATCCGCGGAGCCAACCGCCAGGACCGCCCGGCCCTCGAACGCCGCATCCAGCGCGCCTGCAGCAACATCGAGGCGGCGCTGCGCCAGTTGCACCGCCTCGGCGCCCGGCAGATCGTGGTGGCCAACCGCACCCCGCGCCCCGTGCTGGACGGCGACGACAACCTCAACGGCGTGGAACTCAACGCAGCCATTGCGCCGGCCGTGCAGCGCGCCGGGCAGGAGCTGGGCATCGGCCTGTGCCTCTACGACGCCTATGCCGCCATCCAGGCCATGATGACGGAGCCACAGCGGCACGGCTTCACCGAAGGCCGCGCCTTGTGCGTCGACCTCGACATCTGTGCCTGGGACAACTACGGCGGCGGCCAGCCGGTCGCCAGCGGCTATGTGCTGTGGGACGGGGCCCACAAGACCACCCGCACCCACTGCCTGATGGGCCAGCAGCTGGCGCAGGTGTTCAGGGCACTGTGA
- a CDS encoding ADP-ribosylglycohydrolase family protein: protein MHPTLAARSRATLLGLAWGDVLGCPVEYWPKPLIAEVYGRYQTLPERYPLERIPADPYIRQHLRPLGLHSDDTQQAIVLLHSCLQDGGWQVGRWAEQLLQGRRRKAWRGTGRNFRSAVAKIAEGWPPLQCGSDTAGIGGAMRIAPVGALYHDRPAELLRVVVEATVTTHADIRAVSLAVAVATCCAWLVDGMEAAEVRARLPDHLAGIESAVAQQGLLAPVDAAQTHAVSTTLRQFLATAWADLASLRAALAELAASLDVDLRGMAPPSNHAFVQLGGVHAVCVGLWPGQEAPAALLSGVVEEGGDTDTVAAIAGGILGARHGDDWIPLARCSDAEMLARYADATVSGQLPEAYADFLERERRWSALERDHAAALAGTPAA from the coding sequence ATGCATCCCACCCTTGCCGCCCGCTCCCGTGCCACGCTGCTGGGCCTGGCCTGGGGCGACGTGCTCGGCTGCCCGGTCGAGTACTGGCCCAAGCCGCTGATCGCCGAGGTCTACGGCCGCTACCAGACGCTGCCCGAACGCTACCCGCTGGAGCGCATCCCGGCCGACCCCTACATCCGCCAGCACCTGCGGCCGCTCGGCCTGCATTCGGACGACACCCAGCAAGCCATCGTGCTGCTGCACAGCTGCCTGCAGGACGGCGGCTGGCAGGTCGGGCGCTGGGCCGAGCAGCTGCTGCAGGGGCGCAGGCGCAAGGCCTGGCGCGGCACCGGCCGCAACTTCCGCAGTGCCGTCGCCAAGATCGCCGAAGGCTGGCCCCCGCTGCAGTGCGGCAGCGACACCGCCGGCATCGGCGGGGCGATGCGGATCGCCCCGGTCGGTGCGCTGTACCACGATCGCCCGGCCGAACTGCTGCGGGTGGTGGTGGAGGCCACCGTCACCACCCATGCCGACATCCGTGCGGTGAGCCTGGCGGTGGCGGTCGCCACCTGCTGTGCCTGGCTGGTGGATGGCATGGAGGCGGCCGAGGTGCGGGCGCGCCTGCCCGACCACCTGGCCGGCATCGAGTCCGCGGTGGCGCAGCAGGGCCTGCTGGCGCCGGTCGACGCGGCGCAGACGCATGCCGTGTCCACCACCTTGCGGCAGTTCCTCGCGACTGCCTGGGCCGACCTCGCCTCGCTGCGCGCGGCGCTTGCCGAGTTGGCCGCGTCGCTGGACGTCGACCTGCGCGGCATGGCGCCGCCCAGCAACCATGCGTTTGTCCAGCTGGGCGGCGTGCACGCTGTCTGCGTGGGCCTGTGGCCAGGGCAGGAAGCGCCGGCGGCCCTGCTGTCCGGTGTGGTGGAGGAGGGCGGCGATACCGACACGGTCGCCGCCATTGCGGGCGGCATCCTGGGCGCCCGCCACGGCGACGACTGGATCCCGCTGGCCCGCTGCAGCGACGCCGAGATGCTGGCCCGCTACGCCGATGCCACGGTGAGCGGGCAGCTGCCCGAGGCCTATGCCGACTTCCTGGAGCGCGAGCGGCGCTGGTCGGCCCTGGAGCGCGACCATGCCGCGGCACTGGCCGGCACGCCGGCGGCCTGA
- a CDS encoding Tex family protein gives MDKILLQIAAELQVRPAQVNAAVELLDGGATVPFIARYRKEATDGLDDAQLRELETRLTYLRELEDRREAVLKSIDEQGKLTPELRAAIEAVPTKQELEDLYLPYKPKRRTKAMIAREAGIEPLADKLFADPTLDPAAEAAAFVNAEAGFADSFAVLDGVRDILSERWAEDATLVGKLREWLWEDGLFQSKLMDGKDPNNPDVAKFRDYFDYAEPIRTVPSHRALAVFRGRTQELLDAKLVLDEEVVPGQPTLAEGRIARHLGWSHAKRPADELIRKSIAWTWKVKLSLSLERDLFARLREEAEKVAIKVFAENLRDLLLAAPAGKRVVMGLDPGIRTGVKVAVVDETGKVLDTNTVYPHEPRKDWEGSIHTLGRLCATHGVNLIAIGNGTASRETDKLAGDLIKRIQQLAPGTAIEKVVVSEAGASVYSASEYASKELPELDVSLRGAVSIARRVQDPLAELVKIEPKSIGVGQYQHDVNQSELARSLDTIIEDCVNAVGVDLNTASAPLLARVSGLSNAVAAGIVRWRDANGAFRNRKQLLDVSGLGAKTFEQAAGFLRIRGGDNPLDMSGVHPETYPVVERMLSEVGKPITEVMGRSDVLRRLKPEAFADEKFGAITVKDILAELEKPGRDPRPDFKVARFNEGVEDLKDLQPGMVLEGTVSNVAQFGAFVDLGVHQDGLVHVSQLSNKFVNDAREVVKTGDIVKVKVLEVDLARKRISLTMKLDAATPRAGSGQADNSYRPAGRGERMGGGRSAGAAQPAGQSAMAAAFAKLQGKR, from the coding sequence CTGGACAAGATCCTTCTTCAGATCGCGGCGGAACTCCAGGTCCGCCCGGCCCAGGTCAATGCCGCCGTCGAACTGCTCGACGGGGGCGCCACCGTGCCCTTCATCGCCCGCTACCGCAAGGAAGCCACCGACGGCCTCGACGATGCGCAGCTTCGCGAGCTCGAAACGCGCCTGACCTACCTGCGCGAACTGGAAGATCGCCGCGAGGCCGTGCTCAAGAGCATCGACGAGCAAGGCAAGCTCACGCCCGAGCTGCGCGCGGCCATCGAGGCGGTGCCGACCAAGCAGGAACTGGAAGACCTCTACCTGCCCTACAAGCCCAAGCGCCGCACCAAGGCCATGATCGCCCGCGAGGCAGGCATCGAGCCGCTGGCCGACAAGCTGTTCGCCGATCCCACGCTGGACCCGGCTGCCGAGGCCGCGGCCTTCGTCAATGCCGAGGCCGGCTTTGCCGACAGCTTCGCGGTGCTCGACGGTGTGCGCGACATCCTCTCCGAACGCTGGGCCGAGGACGCCACGCTGGTTGGCAAGCTGCGTGAGTGGCTGTGGGAGGACGGCCTGTTCCAGTCCAAGCTCATGGACGGCAAGGACCCGAACAACCCCGACGTGGCCAAGTTCCGCGACTACTTCGACTATGCCGAGCCGATCCGCACGGTGCCCTCGCACCGGGCGCTGGCGGTCTTCCGGGGCCGCACGCAGGAGCTGCTCGATGCCAAGCTGGTGCTGGACGAGGAAGTGGTCCCCGGCCAGCCGACGCTGGCCGAAGGCCGCATCGCCCGCCACCTGGGCTGGAGCCATGCCAAGCGGCCGGCCGACGAGCTGATCCGCAAGTCCATCGCCTGGACCTGGAAGGTCAAGCTCAGCCTCAGCCTGGAGCGCGACCTGTTCGCCCGGCTGCGCGAGGAGGCCGAGAAGGTCGCCATCAAGGTCTTCGCCGAGAACCTGCGCGACCTGCTGCTGGCCGCGCCGGCCGGCAAGCGGGTGGTGATGGGGCTGGACCCCGGCATCCGCACCGGCGTGAAGGTGGCGGTGGTCGACGAGACCGGCAAGGTGCTCGACACGAACACGGTCTACCCGCATGAGCCGCGCAAGGACTGGGAGGGCTCCATCCACACGCTGGGCCGGCTGTGTGCCACCCATGGCGTCAACCTGATCGCCATCGGCAACGGCACCGCCAGCCGCGAGACCGACAAGCTGGCCGGCGACCTCATCAAGCGCATCCAGCAGCTGGCGCCCGGCACCGCCATCGAGAAGGTGGTGGTCAGCGAGGCCGGTGCCTCGGTGTACTCGGCTTCCGAGTACGCCAGCAAGGAGCTGCCGGAGCTGGACGTGAGCCTGCGCGGCGCGGTCAGCATCGCGCGGCGGGTGCAGGACCCGCTGGCCGAGCTGGTCAAGATCGAGCCCAAGAGCATCGGCGTGGGCCAGTACCAGCACGACGTCAACCAGAGTGAGCTGGCGCGCAGCCTGGACACCATCATCGAGGACTGCGTGAATGCGGTCGGGGTCGACCTCAACACCGCCTCGGCACCGTTGCTGGCGCGGGTCTCGGGCCTGAGCAACGCGGTGGCCGCCGGCATCGTGCGCTGGCGCGACGCCAACGGCGCCTTCCGCAACCGCAAGCAGCTGCTCGACGTGAGCGGCCTGGGTGCCAAGACCTTCGAGCAGGCGGCCGGCTTCCTGCGCATCCGCGGCGGTGACAACCCGCTGGACATGTCGGGCGTGCACCCCGAGACCTATCCGGTCGTCGAGCGCATGCTCAGCGAGGTGGGCAAGCCCATCACGGAGGTGATGGGCCGTTCGGATGTGTTGCGCCGGCTGAAACCGGAGGCTTTCGCCGACGAGAAGTTCGGCGCCATCACGGTCAAGGACATCCTGGCCGAGCTGGAGAAGCCCGGCCGCGACCCGCGCCCCGACTTCAAGGTGGCCCGCTTCAACGAAGGCGTGGAAGACCTGAAGGACCTGCAGCCGGGCATGGTGCTGGAAGGCACGGTGAGCAACGTGGCGCAGTTCGGCGCCTTCGTCGACCTGGGCGTGCACCAGGACGGCCTGGTGCACGTGAGCCAGTTGTCGAACAAGTTCGTCAACGACGCCCGCGAGGTGGTGAAGACCGGCGACATCGTGAAGGTGAAGGTGCTGGAGGTCGACCTGGCCCGCAAGCGCATCTCGCTGACGATGAAGCTCGACGCCGCCACGCCGCGCGCCGGCAGCGGCCAGGCTGACAACAGCTACCGCCCGGCCGGCCGCGGCGAGCGCATGGGCGGCGGGCGGTCGGCGGGCGCCGCCCAGCCGGCCGGCCAGTCGGCCATGGCGGCCGCCTTCGCCAAGCTGCAGGGCAAGCGCTGA
- a CDS encoding superoxide dismutase family protein, whose product MQSIPRLILSCAALAGLAACGHQATQAPARAVAELKPTAGNLTSGTVVFETHGDQVMVTAKVRGLVPNQEHGFHVHEKGDCSAPDATSAGGHFNPTAKPHGHKSGSGEHHVGDMPNLRADANGMANASFHLDKMSIGSGPGDILGRGLIVHAKPDDYTSQPVGNAGARLACAVITKG is encoded by the coding sequence ATGCAGTCGATTCCCCGCCTGATCCTTTCCTGCGCCGCACTGGCTGGCCTGGCCGCCTGCGGCCACCAGGCCACGCAGGCGCCCGCCCGGGCGGTGGCCGAGTTGAAGCCCACCGCCGGCAACCTCACCAGCGGCACCGTCGTCTTCGAGACGCACGGCGACCAGGTGATGGTCACCGCCAAGGTGCGCGGCCTGGTGCCCAACCAGGAGCACGGCTTCCACGTGCATGAAAAAGGCGATTGCTCCGCCCCCGACGCCACCAGCGCCGGCGGCCACTTCAACCCCACCGCCAAGCCGCACGGCCACAAGAGCGGCAGCGGTGAGCATCATGTCGGCGACATGCCCAACCTGAGGGCCGACGCCAACGGTATGGCCAATGCTTCCTTCCACCTGGACAAGATGAGCATCGGCAGCGGCCCCGGCGACATCCTCGGCCGTGGCCTGATCGTGCATGCCAAGCCCGACGACTACACCTCGCAGCCGGTGGGCAATGCCGGCGCCCGGCTGGCCTGCGCCGTCATCACCAAGGGCTGA
- a CDS encoding phospholipase, translated as MQALQIYAGPRALQRIREQGLQPGDIQVVAGAAGGPKGLILSHLDRHVFGSFLAGSSHTVHLVGASIGAWRMATGALPEPATHFQRLADGYIHERYEPEPGRKMPTAEQVSRRFSEQLQAFFEGRIEPLLAHPRYRLHIVTSRGRHLLGREGRLRTPLGYLGALLSNAASRKALSAWLERVVFSAPGEALPVDLADLRHRRVALSSANFLPALLASCSIPFVLKAVHDIPGGPRGAYWDGGITDYHLHWNYSSILGAAQAQAGERGGLVLYPHFQQALVPGWLDKAWRARHRATAYLDNVIVLAPQASWVQGLPNRKLPDRQDFARYGQDVAARVRDWSRALSESERLAEEWAGWLERGTPPTSVLPL; from the coding sequence ATGCAAGCACTACAGATCTACGCCGGCCCGCGGGCGTTGCAGCGCATCCGCGAGCAGGGCCTTCAGCCGGGGGACATCCAGGTCGTCGCCGGGGCCGCGGGCGGGCCGAAGGGCCTGATCCTGAGCCACCTCGACCGGCACGTCTTCGGCAGTTTCCTGGCCGGCTCGAGCCACACGGTGCACCTGGTGGGCGCCTCCATCGGCGCCTGGCGCATGGCCACCGGCGCCTTGCCGGAGCCGGCCACCCACTTCCAGCGCCTGGCCGATGGCTACATCCACGAGCGCTACGAGCCCGAGCCGGGCCGCAAGATGCCAACTGCCGAACAGGTCAGCCGCCGTTTCAGCGAGCAGCTGCAGGCCTTCTTCGAAGGGCGGATCGAGCCCTTGCTGGCCCACCCGCGCTACCGCCTGCACATCGTCACCTCGCGCGGCCGCCACCTGCTGGGGCGCGAAGGGCGGCTGCGCACGCCGCTGGGCTACCTGGGCGCACTGCTGAGCAACGCGGCCAGCCGCAAGGCGCTGAGCGCCTGGCTGGAGCGGGTGGTGTTTTCGGCGCCCGGCGAGGCGCTGCCGGTGGACCTGGCCGACCTGCGGCACCGCCGCGTGGCGCTGAGCAGTGCCAACTTCCTGCCGGCGCTGCTGGCCTCCTGCTCGATTCCCTTCGTGCTCAAGGCGGTCCACGACATCCCCGGCGGGCCGCGCGGAGCCTACTGGGACGGCGGCATCACCGACTACCACCTGCACTGGAACTACAGCTCCATCCTCGGCGCCGCACAGGCCCAGGCCGGCGAGCGGGGCGGCCTGGTGCTCTACCCGCACTTCCAGCAGGCGCTGGTGCCGGGCTGGCTGGACAAGGCGTGGCGGGCGCGCCATCGCGCCACGGCGTATCTCGACAACGTCATCGTGCTGGCGCCGCAGGCGTCCTGGGTGCAGGGCCTGCCCAACCGCAAGCTGCCCGATCGCCAGGACTTCGCCCGCTACGGGCAGGACGTGGCGGCCCGTGTGCGCGACTGGAGCCGAGCCCTGTCCGAGAGCGAGCGGCTGGCCGAGGAGTGGGCCGGCTGGCTGGAGCGCGGAACGCCCCCCACTTCGGTCTTGCCGCTGTAG
- a CDS encoding sensor domain-containing diguanylate cyclase yields MMNRKPVPAWARIGLSRWIAASLLAAVLVTAVLVAALVERYALQQAERHAAQSLTQVAWQMRDQLDRGMAARYKDMLLLAGQETLVESADPAAIRALLERVKLNFPDYAWLGYCRPDGTVVAALSGLLEGQNVSARPWFSGAGKGPYVGDVHPAVLLEKLLPRQQEPWRFVDIAVPVRRGGEVQAILGAHLSWEWARELRRDLLSPTSEVYRIEVFIVRKDGQVLLGPPGFEGRTLQQPGLRAARAGQAADGMETWGSDGEFATAYVPTRGHAGYPGLGWTVVVRQPVSVALADFHQLRREIALASGAACLLALLLAPLVGRRLARPLTRLTRSLGRRAGEALPRIEPAGGYREAALLSDALLEMRDSVARHAEQLQALNESLERRVAERTAELAQREEDLRAIIEHAREAFIRMDPKGCVLEWNRHAEELFGWSRTEVIGRELAELIIPPAMRERHRRGMARFLSSGEGAIINQRIEVPALRRDGREMLVELVVGVTRLGPHLSFNAFLHNIEERRRAEQALRDSRETLRAVADNLPALVALVDTELRYRFTNRTYQDWYGEAPEALIGKHMSELLGQDMVARLQPQIDRALAGERVVFEAEGRAGHEQRHLHVTFVPQQGEGGQVLGFFLVVLDITERKQRELSLAQQARHDALTGLPNRRFLMELLPQAMARCGRTGAPLALLFLDLNGFKEVNDAHGHQAGDLLLKEVAQRLRAVLRKGDTVARLAGDEFVILLEPVPGGRHSAQQVVEKVHAALREPVALAPGVQVAVSASVGLSVYQPGDASTPEKLLSGADAAMYADKRASRAARDSGFGATLV; encoded by the coding sequence ATGATGAATCGCAAGCCCGTCCCCGCCTGGGCCCGGATCGGCCTGTCGCGCTGGATCGCTGCCAGCCTGTTGGCCGCCGTGCTGGTGACCGCCGTGCTGGTGGCCGCATTGGTGGAGCGCTATGCCCTGCAGCAGGCCGAGCGGCATGCGGCCCAGTCGCTGACCCAGGTCGCCTGGCAGATGCGGGACCAGCTCGACCGCGGCATGGCCGCCCGGTACAAGGACATGCTGCTGCTCGCCGGGCAGGAAACGCTGGTGGAGAGCGCCGATCCGGCCGCCATCCGCGCCTTGCTGGAGCGCGTCAAGCTCAACTTTCCCGACTACGCCTGGCTGGGCTATTGCCGCCCCGACGGCACCGTGGTGGCGGCGCTGTCCGGCTTGCTGGAGGGGCAGAACGTCAGCGCAAGGCCGTGGTTCAGCGGTGCCGGCAAGGGACCTTATGTCGGCGATGTGCACCCCGCCGTGCTGCTCGAGAAGCTGCTGCCGCGCCAGCAGGAGCCGTGGCGCTTCGTCGACATCGCGGTGCCGGTGCGCCGCGGCGGCGAGGTGCAGGCGATCCTGGGGGCGCACTTGAGCTGGGAATGGGCGCGCGAGTTGCGCCGCGACCTGCTGAGCCCGACGTCGGAGGTCTACCGCATCGAGGTCTTCATCGTGCGCAAGGACGGCCAGGTCCTGCTCGGCCCCCCCGGCTTCGAGGGCCGCACGCTGCAGCAGCCCGGGTTGCGGGCGGCGCGGGCCGGCCAGGCCGCCGACGGCATGGAGACCTGGGGAAGCGACGGCGAATTCGCCACCGCCTACGTGCCGACCCGCGGGCATGCCGGCTATCCGGGCCTGGGCTGGACCGTGGTGGTGCGGCAGCCGGTCAGCGTGGCGCTGGCCGATTTCCACCAGCTGCGCCGCGAGATCGCGCTGGCCAGTGGTGCCGCCTGCCTGCTGGCGCTGCTGCTGGCGCCGCTGGTGGGACGGCGGCTGGCCCGGCCGCTGACCCGCCTGACGCGCTCGCTGGGGCGGCGCGCCGGGGAGGCGCTGCCGCGCATCGAGCCGGCGGGCGGCTACCGCGAAGCGGCCCTGCTGTCCGATGCGCTGCTGGAAATGCGCGACAGCGTCGCCCGCCATGCCGAGCAACTGCAGGCCCTCAACGAATCGCTGGAGCGCCGGGTGGCCGAGCGGACGGCCGAGCTGGCCCAGCGCGAAGAAGACCTGCGGGCCATCATCGAGCATGCGCGCGAGGCCTTCATCCGCATGGACCCGAAGGGCTGTGTGCTGGAATGGAACCGGCATGCCGAGGAGCTGTTCGGCTGGTCGCGCACCGAGGTGATCGGCCGCGAACTGGCGGAGCTCATCATTCCGCCGGCGATGCGGGAGCGCCACCGCCGCGGCATGGCGCGCTTCCTCAGCAGTGGCGAGGGTGCCATCATCAACCAGCGCATCGAGGTGCCGGCCTTGCGGCGCGACGGGCGGGAGATGCTGGTGGAGCTGGTCGTCGGCGTCACCCGGCTGGGGCCGCACCTGAGCTTCAATGCCTTCCTGCACAACATCGAGGAGCGCCGGCGCGCCGAGCAGGCCTTGCGCGACAGCCGCGAGACGCTCCGGGCAGTGGCCGACAACCTGCCGGCCCTGGTGGCCCTGGTCGACACCGAGCTGCGCTACCGCTTCACCAACCGCACCTACCAGGACTGGTACGGGGAGGCGCCCGAGGCGCTGATCGGCAAGCACATGTCCGAGCTGCTCGGCCAGGACATGGTGGCCCGGCTGCAGCCGCAGATCGACCGGGCGCTGGCCGGCGAGCGCGTGGTCTTCGAGGCCGAAGGGCGCGCCGGCCACGAGCAGCGCCACCTGCACGTCACCTTCGTGCCGCAGCAGGGTGAGGGCGGCCAGGTGCTTGGCTTCTTCCTCGTCGTGCTCGACATCACCGAGCGCAAGCAGCGCGAGCTGAGCCTGGCGCAGCAGGCCCGCCACGATGCCCTGACCGGGCTGCCGAATCGGCGCTTCCTGATGGAGCTGCTGCCCCAGGCCATGGCCCGCTGCGGCCGCACCGGCGCCCCGCTGGCCTTGTTGTTCCTCGACCTCAACGGCTTCAAGGAAGTGAACGACGCGCATGGCCACCAGGCCGGCGATCTGCTGCTCAAGGAGGTCGCCCAGCGCTTGCGCGCCGTGCTGCGCAAGGGCGACACGGTGGCCAGGCTGGCGGGCGACGAATTCGTCATCCTGCTGGAGCCGGTGCCGGGTGGCCGGCACAGCGCGCAGCAAGTGGTGGAGAAGGTGCACGCGGCCTTGCGCGAGCCGGTGGCGCTGGCACCCGGGGTGCAGGTGGCCGTCAGCGCCAGCGTCGGGCTGTCGGTTTACCAGCCGGGCGACGCCAGCACGCCGGAGAAGCTGCTGTCCGGCGCCGACGCCGCCATGTATGCCGACAAGCGCGCCAGCCGCGCCGCACGCGACAGCGGCTTCGGCGCCACGCTGGTGTGA